A genome region from Geobacter pickeringii includes the following:
- a CDS encoding tetratricopeptide repeat protein, whose amino-acid sequence MENETESFWTDIKRYEDVLAKDANSYCFAPLAELYRKVGHLDDAMNTARKGIELHPEYVGGYMALGRACFEKGEKVESRRALERVVRVTPDNLMAQKLLSQLYIDAGETESARASLETILVLNPGDLESTVALEALTRSTLQEYQPDAELFSRDADGEGDAAGSGAEFEDEFLLEEAEIVEELTDEFFDGDLPVAGGVSEEAAPTGEDAGGVTEGGNPLATATIAELYVSQGFLKKALKIYRDLSDANPDNEELRGRLVELKLRIDEDEARARENALAETVAFPFSPDGEAASLESPAELPQETAGKDAITVLEGWLTKIGRIRECRSGKR is encoded by the coding sequence GTGGAGAATGAAACAGAATCGTTCTGGACTGATATCAAGCGGTACGAGGATGTTCTCGCCAAGGACGCGAACTCGTACTGCTTTGCTCCCCTTGCGGAGCTCTATCGCAAAGTCGGTCACCTTGATGATGCCATGAACACCGCTCGCAAGGGGATCGAGCTCCATCCCGAGTACGTGGGCGGTTATATGGCTCTGGGAAGGGCATGCTTCGAAAAAGGCGAAAAGGTTGAAAGTCGCCGGGCGCTCGAACGGGTGGTTCGCGTGACCCCTGACAACCTGATGGCGCAGAAGCTCCTGAGCCAGCTCTATATCGATGCCGGTGAGACGGAGAGCGCCCGCGCGAGTCTTGAGACAATCCTCGTCCTGAATCCCGGCGATCTGGAGAGCACGGTTGCCCTGGAAGCGTTGACCCGTTCTACCCTCCAGGAGTACCAGCCCGATGCCGAACTTTTCTCCCGCGATGCCGACGGAGAGGGGGACGCAGCCGGCAGCGGGGCTGAATTCGAGGACGAATTCCTCCTCGAAGAGGCGGAGATCGTCGAGGAGTTGACGGACGAGTTCTTCGACGGGGATCTGCCCGTGGCAGGTGGCGTGTCGGAGGAGGCAGCGCCGACGGGGGAGGATGCCGGGGGGGTAACCGAAGGGGGAAACCCCCTGGCTACAGCGACGATCGCCGAATTGTACGTCTCCCAAGGTTTTTTGAAAAAGGCGCTGAAGATCTATCGTGACCTGTCCGATGCAAATCCTGACAACGAAGAGTTGAGAGGCCGGCTTGTGGAGCTCAAGCTCCGGATTGACGAAGATGAGGCGCGGGCGCGGGAAAATGCCCTTGCAGAAACGGTAGCGTTCCCTTTTTCGCCGGATGGCGAGGCGGCGTCGCTGGAGTCTCCGGCAGAACTGCCACAGGAGACCGCGGGAAAAGACGCAATAACCGTGCTTGAGGGGTGGCTCACTAAAATCGGGAGGATTCGCGAATGCCGTTCAGGGAAGCGCTGA
- a CDS encoding roadblock/LC7 domain-containing protein, with translation MPFREALKGIVESVEGGLGAVIMGYDGIAIEQYHRDDTGMDLNLMAVEYATVIKEVKRTVEVLDTGEMEEVSVNTGQTRIIVRAINDDLFLLLTLHHDGNYGKGRYLLRRAAPEFRVTLS, from the coding sequence ATGCCGTTCAGGGAAGCGCTGAAGGGAATCGTCGAAAGTGTCGAAGGGGGGCTCGGGGCGGTCATAATGGGCTATGACGGCATCGCCATCGAGCAGTACCACCGGGATGACACCGGAATGGACCTGAACCTCATGGCTGTGGAGTATGCGACCGTCATCAAGGAAGTGAAGCGGACGGTGGAGGTGCTCGATACCGGCGAAATGGAAGAGGTGTCAGTCAATACAGGGCAGACCCGGATCATTGTCCGGGCCATCAACGACGATCTGTTTCTCCTGCTGACGCTCCATCACGATGGCAATTACGGCAAGGGACGGTATCTCCTGCGACGCGCGGCGCCGGAATTCCGCGTCACACTTTCCTGA
- the aroQ gene encoding type II 3-dehydroquinate dehydratase, whose protein sequence is MKILVVHGPNLNMLGRREPGIYGTATLDDINGALSQLALELGCEVAFFQSNSEGGLIDEIQGAVGHCDGILINPAAYTHTSVAIRDAIAATALPAVEVHLSNIHRREAFRQTSLIAPVAVGQIAGFGTESYLLGLRALFSLIEKEIVTKA, encoded by the coding sequence ATGAAAATATTGGTTGTGCATGGCCCTAACCTGAATATGCTTGGCCGCCGGGAGCCCGGCATTTACGGTACGGCAACCCTCGACGACATCAATGGAGCCCTTTCTCAGCTGGCGCTGGAGCTGGGGTGCGAGGTGGCATTTTTCCAGTCGAATTCCGAAGGGGGGCTGATCGATGAGATTCAGGGTGCGGTCGGCCATTGTGACGGCATCCTTATCAATCCGGCCGCATATACCCACACGAGCGTTGCGATCCGCGATGCCATAGCTGCAACGGCCCTCCCTGCGGTTGAGGTCCATCTGTCGAACATCCACCGTCGGGAGGCGTTCCGTCAGACGAGTCTGATTGCTCCGGTGGCGGTCGGACAGATAGCCGGATTCGGCACGGAAAGTTACCTTCTGGGGTTGCGCGCCCTTTTTAGCCTCATTGAAAAAGAGATTGTCACAAAGGCGTGA
- a CDS encoding M24 family metallopeptidase, producing the protein MVRNRFAKARGFAEKHGVDAIVFFNMSNVRYLSGFTGSDGAFLLGRDAAWFLTDSRYTTQASLEVVGIQTVEYRTKLDGLAALITDQGLQRIGFEAEDTTVATLRALTEKLPGVELVPVGEELSLLRLVKETDELEILGEAARIASEALLASLPALRPGTVEREFALELEFAMRRGRADDKSFDFIVASGERGALPHGRASDKVIARGELVTIDFGAIYGGYHSDETVTVVVGESDARQREIYGIVKDAHDRALEAVRPGVAFRELDRLARDYIGEKGYGAYFGHGLGHGVGLDVHEKPVVSPRGEGLVEEGMVFTIEPGIYIPGWGGVRIEDTVAVTANGFRLLTRVPKELMTV; encoded by the coding sequence ATGGTAAGAAACAGGTTCGCTAAGGCCAGAGGATTCGCGGAAAAACACGGGGTTGATGCCATCGTGTTTTTTAACATGAGCAATGTGCGCTACCTCTCGGGCTTTACTGGCAGTGATGGTGCCTTCCTTCTTGGCAGGGACGCCGCATGGTTTCTCACCGACTCGCGATACACGACCCAGGCCTCTCTTGAGGTAGTTGGGATTCAGACGGTCGAGTACCGGACCAAACTGGACGGCCTCGCCGCGCTGATCACCGACCAGGGGCTCCAAAGAATCGGTTTCGAGGCTGAAGACACGACCGTTGCAACGTTGCGTGCCCTTACGGAAAAGTTGCCGGGAGTTGAACTCGTGCCGGTCGGTGAAGAGCTCTCCCTGTTACGGTTGGTCAAGGAAACCGATGAGCTGGAGATTCTCGGAGAGGCGGCACGCATTGCCTCCGAGGCGCTCCTGGCGTCCCTGCCCGCACTCAGACCGGGAACGGTGGAGCGTGAATTTGCGCTGGAGCTCGAGTTTGCCATGCGCCGTGGAAGGGCTGACGATAAGTCGTTCGATTTCATCGTTGCCTCGGGAGAACGGGGTGCACTCCCCCACGGAAGGGCCAGCGACAAGGTCATCGCGCGGGGAGAGCTCGTTACCATCGATTTCGGAGCCATATACGGCGGATACCATTCCGACGAAACGGTGACCGTGGTCGTCGGGGAGTCCGATGCGCGACAGCGGGAAATCTACGGCATTGTCAAAGATGCTCATGATCGTGCCCTTGAGGCGGTACGGCCGGGGGTGGCGTTTCGGGAACTCGACCGACTTGCCCGCGATTACATCGGAGAAAAAGGATACGGTGCCTACTTTGGGCATGGGCTTGGCCACGGTGTCGGACTTGATGTTCACGAGAAGCCGGTCGTCTCGCCTCGCGGCGAGGGGCTCGTTGAAGAAGGGATGGTTTTTACCATCGAACCGGGAATATATATCCCCGGTTGGGGCGGGGTGAGGATCGAAGATACGGTTGCCGTAACAGCGAACGGTTTTCGGCTCCTGACCCGGGTCCCCAAGGAGCTCATGACGGTGTAA
- the accB gene encoding acetyl-CoA carboxylase biotin carboxyl carrier protein, with protein sequence MDIKDLKSLIKMVTETDITEFELEAAEEKIRIKRGAAPIVQYQAPQQIVAMPQPVAPVAVAPAPAAAASAPSAAAPVAAGKEITSPIVGTFYRAPAPDAAPYVEVGQVVEKGQVLCIVEAMKLMNEIEAEFRCKIVQLCKENAQPVEFGDPLFIVEPL encoded by the coding sequence ATGGATATCAAGGATCTGAAATCGCTTATAAAAATGGTTACTGAAACGGATATCACCGAGTTCGAGCTCGAGGCGGCGGAAGAGAAAATCCGCATCAAGCGTGGAGCAGCGCCGATCGTGCAGTATCAGGCCCCGCAGCAGATTGTTGCCATGCCGCAGCCGGTTGCCCCCGTTGCCGTGGCACCTGCTCCGGCCGCTGCCGCATCTGCTCCCTCCGCGGCGGCGCCTGTGGCGGCGGGCAAGGAGATTACCTCTCCCATCGTCGGAACGTTCTACCGTGCGCCGGCCCCCGATGCGGCTCCCTACGTCGAAGTAGGGCAGGTAGTGGAGAAGGGACAGGTGCTCTGCATCGTCGAGGCGATGAAGCTGATGAACGAGATCGAGGCGGAGTTCCGCTGCAAGATCGTCCAGCTTTGCAAGGAAAACGCCCAACCGGTCGAGTTTGGCGATCCCCTTTTCATTGTCGAGCCGCTGTAA
- the accC gene encoding acetyl-CoA carboxylase biotin carboxylase subunit — MFHKVLIANRGEIALRVIRACKELGIKTVAVYSTADKDSLHVKLADESVCIGPAPSLQSYLNINAIIAAAELTDAEAIHPGYGFLSENAAFAEICENCGITFIGPSSHSMRIMGDKISARQAVIKEGVPILPGTKEGVNDVNEAIKIAKKIGFPVIIKATAGGGGRGMKIVHSPATLPNAFATARAEAQAGFGNPEVYIEKYCEQPRHVEIQVMADKHGNVIHLGERDCSIQRRHQKIIEEAPCPVMTPELRKAMGDAAVKAAKSVGYDSVGTVEFLLDKNRDFYFMEMNTRVQVEHPVTEMITGIDIVREQILAAAGHKLRFKQGDVKIHGHSIECRVNAEDPVKFTPSPGKITGYHTPGGLGVRVDSFVYDQYTVVPHYDSLVSKLIVHADTREDAIRRMARALDEYIIEGIKTTIPFHKRIMANKDFMEGNIDTGFLERIVLE, encoded by the coding sequence ATGTTTCATAAAGTATTGATTGCCAACCGCGGGGAGATTGCCCTGCGCGTGATCCGGGCATGCAAGGAGCTCGGAATCAAGACGGTGGCCGTCTATTCCACCGCCGACAAGGACTCCCTGCATGTGAAGCTTGCGGACGAAAGCGTCTGCATCGGCCCTGCGCCCAGCCTTCAGAGCTATCTCAATATCAATGCCATTATCGCCGCGGCAGAGCTGACCGACGCCGAAGCGATCCATCCCGGTTACGGCTTTCTTTCCGAGAATGCCGCATTCGCCGAGATCTGTGAGAACTGTGGCATCACCTTCATTGGCCCTTCCTCCCACAGCATGCGGATCATGGGTGACAAGATCAGCGCCCGGCAGGCGGTGATCAAGGAAGGGGTTCCCATTCTCCCCGGCACCAAGGAAGGGGTCAACGACGTCAACGAGGCGATCAAGATCGCCAAGAAGATCGGTTTCCCCGTCATCATCAAAGCGACTGCCGGCGGAGGCGGGCGCGGCATGAAGATTGTTCATTCGCCGGCTACGCTTCCCAACGCCTTTGCCACCGCCCGTGCCGAAGCCCAGGCGGGATTCGGCAACCCCGAGGTGTACATCGAGAAGTACTGCGAGCAGCCACGTCACGTCGAGATTCAGGTGATGGCCGACAAGCACGGCAACGTGATCCATCTCGGCGAGCGCGACTGCTCCATCCAGCGCCGGCACCAGAAGATCATCGAGGAGGCCCCCTGCCCGGTCATGACCCCCGAACTGCGCAAGGCGATGGGGGATGCCGCAGTCAAGGCGGCAAAGTCGGTCGGCTACGACAGCGTCGGCACGGTGGAGTTTCTGCTCGACAAGAACCGCGATTTCTACTTCATGGAGATGAACACGCGAGTCCAGGTCGAGCATCCGGTGACCGAGATGATTACCGGCATCGATATCGTTCGCGAGCAGATTCTCGCGGCAGCGGGGCACAAGCTCCGTTTCAAGCAGGGTGACGTCAAGATTCACGGCCACTCCATCGAGTGCCGGGTCAATGCCGAGGATCCGGTGAAGTTCACCCCCTCGCCGGGGAAGATCACCGGATACCACACCCCCGGCGGACTCGGAGTGCGGGTCGACTCCTTCGTTTACGATCAGTACACGGTCGTTCCGCATTACGATTCGCTGGTTTCCAAGCTCATCGTCCACGCCGACACCCGGGAGGACGCAATCCGCAGAATGGCCAGGGCCCTTGACGAGTACATCATCGAGGGAATCAAGACGACGATTCCGTTCCACAAACGGATCATGGCCAACAAGGATTTTATGGAAGGAAACATTGATACCGGTTTCCTGGAGAGGATCGTGCTGGAGTAA
- the gcvH gene encoding glycine cleavage system protein GcvH, whose product MDFPDELKYSKEHVWTRIEGERAVIGLTDYAQETLGTISAVDLPSVGDELEQDDSFGSVEARKTAAELYAPVSGEVLEVNNELESSPETINDDPYDAGWIAIVSLNDPEELKSLMSAEDYADYVAVAEEEE is encoded by the coding sequence ATGGACTTCCCTGATGAGCTGAAGTACAGCAAGGAACACGTCTGGACCCGGATCGAAGGGGAGCGTGCTGTAATCGGTCTGACCGACTATGCCCAGGAAACTTTGGGCACTATCAGTGCGGTCGATCTCCCGTCCGTGGGAGACGAATTGGAGCAGGACGATTCATTCGGATCGGTCGAGGCGCGCAAGACGGCTGCCGAACTCTATGCCCCGGTGAGCGGAGAGGTGCTTGAGGTCAACAATGAACTGGAATCCTCGCCGGAAACCATCAACGACGATCCCTATGATGCCGGCTGGATTGCCATCGTCTCACTCAACGATCCGGAGGAACTGAAGTCGCTCATGTCGGCGGAGGATTATGCCGACTACGTGGCCGTTGCCGAGGAGGAAGAGTAA
- a CDS encoding menaquinone biosynthetic enzyme MqnA/MqnD family protein: MSLAIGQIEYANCTPIFSALQSSFDCSGYRFVRGVPSHLNRLLATGEIDVCPSSSIEYGKHSDRYLILPDLSISAVGAVKSVFLFSTVPIEDLDGAVIGMTTESDTSVALLRIILAKFYGFANRFERTPLEIKAALDQFPGLLLIGDNALKGRLMHDGYRVYDLGELWHRFTGLPFVFALWLVRRATVAAFPQEVATLSADLIRAKLLAYDSYPLIAESAVERGWIDQAMLVDYWRTISYDLTPRHLEGVRRFFSSAFELGLLSSNPEIEVYGGSSGT, encoded by the coding sequence ATGTCACTTGCCATAGGTCAGATAGAATACGCCAACTGTACACCCATCTTTTCAGCACTTCAGAGCTCGTTCGACTGCTCCGGCTATCGTTTCGTCCGAGGGGTGCCGTCCCATCTGAACCGCCTTCTGGCAACGGGAGAAATAGATGTCTGCCCCTCTTCGTCCATCGAATACGGCAAACATTCCGACCGTTACCTGATCCTTCCCGATCTCTCCATCAGTGCCGTCGGAGCAGTGAAGAGCGTCTTCCTCTTCTCCACGGTACCCATCGAGGACCTTGATGGCGCCGTCATCGGCATGACGACGGAGTCGGACACCTCGGTGGCGCTCTTGCGGATAATCCTTGCCAAGTTCTATGGATTTGCCAACCGGTTCGAACGGACTCCCTTGGAAATCAAGGCGGCGCTCGACCAGTTTCCGGGATTGCTGCTGATCGGAGACAACGCCCTGAAGGGGAGGTTGATGCATGACGGCTACCGGGTTTATGACCTCGGTGAGCTGTGGCATCGCTTCACGGGGCTGCCGTTCGTCTTCGCGCTCTGGCTGGTGCGGCGCGCCACTGTTGCCGCCTTCCCACAGGAGGTTGCCACACTCAGTGCCGATCTGATCCGCGCCAAGCTCCTGGCCTATGACTCGTATCCTCTCATTGCCGAAAGTGCCGTAGAGCGGGGATGGATCGATCAGGCCATGCTGGTCGACTACTGGCGCACCATTTCCTACGATCTGACGCCGCGCCATCTTGAGGGGGTCCGCCGATTCTTCTCCTCCGCCTTTGAACTGGGACTTCTGTCATCGAATCCGGAAATAGAGGTGTATGGTGGATCAAGTGGCACATGA
- a CDS encoding putative bifunctional diguanylate cyclase/phosphodiesterase: MKSNVKATVRLFDALTQRILRVKKGVTARESEQIEELKGRILLVVRTRWLLLCFIGVYSAVAAGFFSLSRFGLFLSPSQSVTLAVSLVVVITHNLALHRNIATLSRDVRFLIPFQVILDLVLVTVLIHSSGGAASWFWPVYLIVTIEASFLIERQREVWLVGAFGGLLYGALLVMEHWSLVPNVPMPFVTAELHHDPLYLLLNWLWVALLNAAVAVIGSYFMALVRRESEAVRESEERLASFLDSANDLIMSITAEGRFLYVNDAWQHALGYDLSEIDTLSFFDVVHPDNREQCAAELRRAMTGENLRPLETVLVASGGRLIIVEGNLTCGNENGEQPVIWGICRDITERKQAEEQLYRLAHHDTLTGLPNRILFLDRLQQAKALANRYRHQVAVLFLDLDRFKIINDTLGHPVGDKLLQKVAQRIAGCVREVDTVARIGGDEFTIVLVNIDNVEDVKRISQKILQSLSVPFTVDTYELFITTSIGITLFPADGDNLDTLVKKADIAMYHAKGEGRNNFQFYTPQMDENADKRLLLETSLRKALDNDEFCVYYQPKVDVVTKSITAMEALLRWKHPKLGLVSPAEFIPLAEETGLIIPIGEWVLRSACRQNRAWLSQGLPRMRVAVNLSGFQFQQKNLLEMITAVLEDTGLDADLLELEITESVIMQNPDFAVSVLNSLRDIGIHISIDDFGTGYSSLAHLKRFSVNTLKIDKSFVRDVEISSADAAITTAIIAMGNSLNLKVIAEGVETEGQLSFLSENKCDEVQGFLFSTPMPAAQVAEFLQEHRRDAAE, translated from the coding sequence ATGAAATCGAATGTGAAAGCGACGGTACGCTTGTTTGATGCCCTGACGCAACGAATCCTCCGGGTCAAGAAGGGGGTGACGGCGCGTGAATCCGAGCAGATCGAAGAACTGAAGGGCCGTATCCTACTGGTGGTCAGAACCCGCTGGCTTCTGCTTTGTTTCATCGGGGTCTACAGCGCCGTCGCCGCCGGCTTCTTTTCACTGAGCCGTTTCGGACTATTTCTGTCACCCTCCCAGTCGGTAACCCTTGCCGTCTCCCTCGTGGTGGTCATTACCCACAATCTGGCGTTGCACCGCAACATCGCCACGCTCTCACGCGACGTCCGTTTCCTGATTCCGTTCCAGGTGATTCTCGATCTGGTGCTCGTCACCGTGCTGATCCATTCGAGCGGCGGGGCGGCGAGCTGGTTCTGGCCGGTCTATCTCATCGTCACAATCGAGGCATCGTTTCTGATCGAGCGTCAGCGCGAGGTCTGGCTGGTTGGTGCGTTCGGGGGGCTGCTCTATGGGGCGCTGCTGGTCATGGAGCATTGGTCCCTCGTCCCCAATGTCCCGATGCCGTTTGTGACGGCGGAGCTTCACCACGACCCTCTTTATCTCCTCTTGAACTGGCTCTGGGTTGCGCTGCTCAATGCAGCCGTTGCGGTCATCGGCTCCTATTTCATGGCCCTGGTCCGGCGCGAGTCGGAGGCGGTCAGAGAGAGCGAAGAGCGCCTTGCCTCTTTCCTCGACTCTGCCAACGATCTGATCATGAGCATCACCGCGGAGGGGCGCTTTCTCTACGTTAACGACGCCTGGCAACATGCCCTTGGCTATGACCTCTCCGAAATCGATACGCTCTCCTTTTTCGACGTCGTGCACCCTGACAACAGGGAACAGTGTGCCGCGGAGTTGCGCCGTGCTATGACAGGGGAAAACCTCAGGCCCCTTGAAACCGTTCTCGTGGCGAGTGGGGGGAGGTTGATCATCGTGGAGGGGAACCTCACGTGCGGCAACGAGAATGGCGAACAGCCCGTCATCTGGGGGATATGCCGCGATATCACGGAGCGGAAGCAGGCGGAGGAGCAACTGTACCGCCTTGCCCACCACGATACCCTCACCGGGCTCCCGAACCGCATCCTCTTCCTCGACCGGCTCCAGCAGGCCAAGGCCCTGGCGAACCGGTACCGCCATCAGGTGGCGGTTCTCTTTCTCGACCTTGACCGCTTCAAGATCATCAACGATACCCTCGGCCATCCGGTGGGTGACAAGCTCCTCCAGAAGGTTGCCCAGCGCATTGCCGGCTGCGTTCGGGAGGTGGACACGGTCGCCCGGATCGGGGGGGATGAATTCACCATCGTGCTCGTCAACATCGACAACGTCGAAGACGTGAAGCGGATTTCCCAGAAGATCCTCCAATCGCTCTCGGTGCCGTTCACGGTCGATACGTACGAGCTCTTCATCACCACGAGCATCGGCATCACCCTCTTTCCCGCCGACGGGGACAATCTCGACACCCTCGTCAAAAAGGCCGATATCGCCATGTATCATGCGAAGGGGGAGGGGAGGAACAACTTCCAGTTCTACACCCCCCAGATGGATGAGAACGCCGACAAGCGGCTCCTGCTGGAAACGAGCCTCCGCAAGGCGCTGGATAACGATGAGTTCTGCGTTTATTACCAGCCGAAAGTCGATGTGGTCACCAAGTCCATCACCGCCATGGAGGCGCTTCTTCGGTGGAAGCACCCGAAGCTGGGGCTGGTCTCGCCGGCCGAGTTTATTCCCCTGGCCGAGGAGACGGGGCTCATCATCCCGATCGGCGAGTGGGTGCTGCGCTCCGCGTGCCGGCAAAACCGTGCGTGGCTCTCTCAGGGGCTGCCGCGGATGCGCGTGGCGGTCAACCTCTCCGGATTCCAGTTCCAGCAGAAGAACCTGCTGGAGATGATCACGGCGGTGCTGGAGGATACAGGGCTGGACGCCGATCTTCTGGAGCTCGAGATCACGGAAAGCGTCATCATGCAGAACCCCGATTTCGCCGTTTCCGTCCTCAACTCCCTCAGGGATATCGGAATCCACATCTCCATCGACGATTTCGGCACCGGGTATTCGTCCCTCGCCCACCTGAAGCGCTTTTCCGTGAACACCCTCAAGATAGACAAGTCGTTCGTCAGGGACGTGGAGATCAGTTCGGCGGATGCTGCCATCACCACGGCCATCATCGCCATGGGGAACAGCCTCAATCTCAAAGTGATCGCCGAAGGGGTCGAGACCGAGGGGCAGCTTTCCTTTCTCTCGGAAAATAAATGTGACGAGGTCCAGGGGTTCCTGTTCAGCACCCCCATGCCCGCCGCGCAGGTGGCCGAATTCCTCCAGGAACACCGGCGGGATGCGGCGGAATAG
- a CDS encoding NUDIX domain-containing protein, giving the protein MPFDYLACPRCGEKVKAYRNPVPTVDIIIETDGGIVLIERKNEPLGWALPGGFVDYGETLEAAAVREAREETSLEVTNLRLLGCYSDPSRDPRQHTISVVFVATASGLPAAADDAANAVVFPLATLPERLCFDHRRILDDYLKNASPVTSR; this is encoded by the coding sequence ATGCCCTTCGACTACCTTGCCTGCCCCCGATGCGGGGAGAAGGTGAAAGCATACCGCAATCCGGTCCCGACGGTCGATATCATCATCGAGACCGACGGCGGCATCGTGCTCATCGAGCGGAAAAACGAGCCGCTCGGGTGGGCGCTGCCGGGAGGTTTCGTCGATTACGGCGAGACGCTGGAGGCGGCAGCCGTCCGGGAAGCCCGCGAGGAGACCTCGCTGGAGGTCACCAACCTTCGGCTCCTCGGATGCTATTCCGACCCATCCCGGGACCCCCGGCAGCACACCATCTCGGTGGTGTTCGTCGCCACCGCATCCGGCCTGCCGGCCGCCGCGGACGATGCCGCGAATGCCGTCGTCTTCCCCCTCGCCACTCTCCCCGAACGTCTCTGCTTTGATCATCGCCGGATTCTCGACGACTACCTGAAGAACGCCTCGCCCGTAACCAGCCGCTAG
- a CDS encoding PxxKW family cysteine-rich protein — MQCQTVLPGTECTFWGKQGCIFTGGSCQVVVENCEGCERVVDGTIGKVCSAYPAPDKKWTAGICNFATHVKVEIKTEDLKVNPLKASKKASGGGGKKK, encoded by the coding sequence ATGCAGTGTCAAACCGTTCTTCCTGGTACCGAGTGTACCTTCTGGGGAAAACAAGGTTGCATATTCACCGGCGGTTCCTGCCAGGTTGTGGTCGAAAACTGCGAGGGGTGTGAGCGTGTCGTCGACGGTACCATCGGCAAGGTCTGCAGCGCCTACCCGGCGCCGGACAAGAAATGGACCGCCGGCATCTGCAACTTCGCCACCCACGTGAAAGTCGAGATCAAGACCGAAGATCTCAAGGTCAACCCGCTCAAGGCTTCCAAGAAGGCCTCCGGTGGCGGCGGCAAGAAGAAGTAA
- a CDS encoding phosphoglucomutase/phosphomannomutase family protein: protein MYRIAFGTSGWRGILCEDFTFENVKVVTQAIADHVTAIGERDKGLIVAYDTRFMGERFAKETARVLAGSGIKAYFCKRDTPTPVVSFEILRRGAAGAINFTASHNPPEYNGIKFSPSWGGPALPETTGDIERRANEMLGEVCYRELALDEAARSGLLEEIDPRRTYLAELEKKVDFAAIAGLGTVAVNALYGTGRGYLDEPLTAHKVSVRTMNMHRDPYFGGFPPEPSEKYIQDFINLVKGDPAIRLGIATDGDADRFGIIDEDGTFIEPNYIIALLLDYLVRVRKMTGAVARSVATSHLVDAVARKHGIEVIETPVGFKYIGELISQDRIIIGGEESAGLTIKGHVPEKDGILACFLVAEMVAREGMSVKRLLERLYGEVGTFVTKRENITLSPELEAGYAAKQHQAPGEFAGLKVRETVTVDGSKFILEDGSWLLFRKSGTEPVVRLYGEASSAERLAAVMAAGKAFILG, encoded by the coding sequence ATGTATCGGATTGCCTTCGGAACCTCGGGGTGGCGGGGTATTCTCTGCGAGGATTTCACCTTCGAGAACGTGAAGGTCGTTACCCAGGCCATTGCCGACCACGTGACAGCCATCGGCGAACGGGACAAGGGGCTCATCGTCGCCTATGACACCCGTTTCATGGGTGAGCGGTTCGCGAAGGAGACCGCGCGGGTCCTGGCCGGTTCGGGGATCAAGGCCTATTTCTGCAAGCGCGACACCCCGACGCCGGTGGTCTCGTTTGAGATCCTCCGCCGCGGTGCCGCCGGGGCGATCAACTTCACGGCCAGCCACAACCCCCCAGAGTATAACGGGATCAAGTTTTCTCCCTCGTGGGGCGGGCCGGCGCTCCCCGAGACAACGGGGGATATCGAGCGACGCGCCAACGAGATGCTCGGCGAGGTCTGCTACCGGGAGCTCGCGCTGGATGAGGCGGCCCGCTCCGGTCTGCTGGAGGAGATCGACCCCCGGCGGACGTACCTGGCGGAGCTTGAGAAAAAGGTCGATTTTGCCGCCATTGCGGGGCTCGGCACCGTGGCGGTCAATGCCCTCTACGGCACCGGTCGCGGCTACCTCGACGAGCCCCTCACGGCCCACAAGGTGTCCGTCCGGACCATGAACATGCATCGAGACCCGTACTTCGGCGGCTTTCCTCCCGAGCCTTCTGAAAAGTACATCCAGGATTTCATCAATCTGGTGAAGGGAGACCCGGCAATCAGGCTCGGCATCGCCACCGACGGCGACGCCGACCGCTTCGGCATCATCGACGAGGATGGCACGTTTATCGAGCCCAACTACATAATCGCGCTGCTGCTCGATTACCTCGTCCGGGTCCGGAAGATGACTGGCGCGGTGGCGCGCAGCGTCGCCACCTCCCATCTCGTCGATGCGGTGGCGCGCAAGCACGGGATTGAGGTGATCGAGACGCCGGTTGGGTTCAAGTACATCGGCGAACTGATCAGCCAGGACCGCATCATCATTGGGGGGGAAGAGAGCGCCGGCCTCACCATCAAGGGGCATGTGCCGGAGAAGGACGGCATTCTCGCCTGTTTCCTCGTGGCGGAGATGGTGGCGCGGGAGGGGATGTCGGTAAAGCGCCTTCTGGAGAGACTCTATGGCGAGGTCGGCACGTTTGTCACCAAGCGCGAGAACATTACCCTCTCCCCGGAGCTCGAGGCGGGGTATGCCGCCAAGCAGCACCAGGCGCCGGGGGAATTCGCCGGCCTGAAGGTCAGGGAAACCGTCACCGTCGACGGGAGCAAATTCATTCTGGAAGACGGCAGCTGGCTCCTCTTCCGCAAGTCGGGAACCGAGCCGGTCGTCCGGCTTTACGGCGAGGCGTCCTCCGCGGAGAGGCTTGCGGCGGTCATGGCGGCCGGCAAGGCGTTCATCCTCGGCTGA